ATGCCGATCAATGCACCGGCATTCTCGTAGAAGCGGCTGCTGGCATTGAAACCGGCGTCGAACAAGGCTTCGGTCACGCTCGAACATGCGCGCAACCTTGCCTGCACCCGCTGCGCGCGACGGCCTGCCGCATAGCCGGCCGGCGTCAGCCCTGTCACCGATCTGAACACCCGCAGCAAATGGGACGCGCTCAGACCTGCGTGATCTGCGAGCTCAGCCAGCTTTGGCGGGCTGTCGGCGGCGTCGATCATGCGACACAGGTCGGCAACCATTTCTGCATGCAGGCGGGACTGTGGCGCCTGATCCGGACGGCAACGCTTGCATGGCCTGAACCCGGCAGCGATGGCGGTGGCCGCATTCTCATGAAAATCGACGTTCTCCGGCCGCGCCGTGCGTGCGCCACACGACGGTCTGCAGAAGATGCCGGTCGTGCTCACCGAATACACGAAGCGGCCATCGGCACCGGGATCGCGCGCCAGCACTGCAGCCCAGCGCGGATCGGCAAGCGTGCGACCGGCGCGCAGTTCGCGGGCCTGGGACATCATGTTGTGCGCTCCTGAATGAATCCTTTCGACAGACTCATCCTAGCAAGGCCAACCCGAGCCGGCACTCCGCTACGTGCTTTCGAATTCGCCCCCTGCCCGCATCCCTCGATCAGAAACCGATGCTGAGCAAGGCCCACAGCGTGATCAGCGTCCCCAGCAGCGCGCCGCCGTAACAGATCAGCCTCGCACCCGTGCCGCCGTGAATGCCGACATCGTGCAGGCTGTGAAATATCCGGTGCCCGGCGTGCCACAGAAAGAGCGGAACGATGGCGAGCACGAAGGCCTTGCCGATCCAGCTCTGCGCAAAGGCCATCATGTTGGCGTAGCTCATCGCATCCGGCGCCAGCAGGATGCCAAGCGGCACCGCGATGCCGGTGATGAACACCAGCGCCGGCCCCAGGATGGCGGCCAGCATGCCACCGGCGCCGAACAGCCCCCAGAAGATCGGGGCATTGGAGCGCTTCAACGGCCGGCTCATCGTGTCAGCCCCCATGCCAGTCCGAGCAGGACCAGGCTCGCCACTGCCGTAACAGCGAGGCCGCCACCGGTGATCATCGCCGGCGCCAGGCGCTTGCCGCCGATCACGACCGGCGGCATGGTCTTGGGCATGATCTTGAACCAGGTCCAGCTGTGGTAGGACATCATCGCCAGCACGGCGAGATGGAAGATCACCGCCAGCGGGTGCTTCATCGCTGCGAGCCAGCCATTCCACGCCGCCTCGCCCTGCGCCAGACACACCAGCCCGATCAGCAGCACCACGCCATAGGCCGCGACGAACAGGGCCGTGCCCTCGTGAATCATGTACTCGACGAAGAACGGGTTCTTGCGCCACCAGCCGGCCATCGGCCGTGTATAGGGCCGTCGCTTGCTCATTTCTTTCCCCCCTTCGGCATCAGGAAACTCAGGAAGTAGTCGCGCGCCGCCGTCGTCTTGTTCTGATTCACCGCATTCGCGGGGTCGACATGCTTGGGACAGACCTCCGAGCAGTAACCGACGGCGGTGCAGTTGAACACGCCCTCTTCCGCTGCAACCAGCTCCATCCGCTGCGCCGCGCCGCCATCGCGCGAATCGGCGTTGTAGCGGTGCAGCAGCGCAAGCGCGCCAGGACCGACGAAATCCGGATTCAGTCCGTACTGCGGACAGGCCGCGTAGCACAGCAGGCAGTTGATGCATGAACTGAACTGCTCGTACTTCTCCAGCTCCGCCGGTGTCTGCAGATACTCCCCTTGAGCGAGCGTGCGGGGCGCTTTCGGGATGATGTAGGGCTGGATGCGCTCCAGCTTGTCGATGAAATCCTCCATCACCACGACCAGATCGCGCTCGATGGGGAAGTGGTTGAGCGCCTCCACCCGCACCGGCCCCGGATACAGGTCGCGCAGAAAGGTCTTGCACGACAGGGCCGGCTTGCCGTTGATCATCATGCCGCAGCTGCCGCAGATCGCCATCCGGCACGACCAGCGGAAACTCAGGGTTTCGTCCAGTTCGTCCTTGATGTGCAGGAGTGCCTGCAGCACCGACATGTCGTCGGTAAAGGGCAGCTCGTAGGTCTGGAGAACCGGCTCCGCATCCTGCTCCGGACGGTAGCGCAGCACTTCCATGGTGATCGTCCTAGCCATGCCGTGCCTCCTTTTCAGCCTTCTCGCCCGCGGCGCCATAGGCGCGGACCGCAGGTTGCGAGCGGGTGATCTTCACCGGACCATAATCAATGCGCGGCTGCGCCTCGCCGTTATAGTGCGCCAGCGAATGCTTGAGGAAGTGCGCGTCGTCACGCTGCTCAAAGCCATCCAGGCGCTGATGCGCACCGCGCGACTCCTTGCGGTTGAGCGCCGAATACGCCATGGCTTGCGCCACATCGAGCTGATAGCCGAGTTCGATCGCCAGCAACCAGTTGGTATTCCACACACTGGACTTGTCCTCGATGCGCACATTGCGAAAGCGCGCGCGCAATTCGTCGAGCTTGTCGCACGCGGCCTGCATGGTGTCGGCCAGACGGTAGATGCCGCAGCCGCTTTCCATGGTCGCGGCCATCTCGCGACGCAGGGTCGCGATGCGTTCCGTGCCATCGGAGCGGGTCACCAGCGCGCGGGTTTTTTGCTCCACAGCCTGCGCCTGTCTGAGCAGGGTCGCAGAAGCACTGCGCGGTGCCGCCTTGGCAAAGGCAGCCGCCTCGAGTCCGGCCACCTTGCCAAACACGCACAGCTCGGCCAGCGAGTTCGATCCCAGGCGGTTGGCGCCGTGGATGCCGACGCTGGAACATTCGCCTGCGGCATACAGGCCCGGCAGGGGCGAGGCACAGCGACCATCGACCAGAATGCCGCCCATCGTGTAATGCACCGCCGGCCGCACCGGGATGGGCGTCAGCGCAGGGTCGACGCCGAGAAACTCATCGGCAAGCTCGTAGATCTGCGGCAGGCGCTCACGCAATTTCCTTTCGCCCAGATGGCGCAGATCGAGATGCACCACCGAACCCAGGGGCCCTTCGATCGTGCGCCCCTTCTGCTGTTCATGCCAGAAGGCCTGGCTCAGGCGGTCGCGCGGGCCCAGCTCCATGGCCTTGTTGCGCGGCTCGGGTTCGGCCGGCCCGAGACCATAGTCCTGCAGGTAACGATAGCCGTCCTTGTTGAGCAGGAAGCCACCTTCGCCGCGACAGGCTTCGGTGAACAGCAGGCCGGTGCCCGGCATGCAGGTGGGGTGGTATTGAACGAACTCCATGTCGCGCAGCGGCACACCGTGACGGTAGGCCATGGCCATGCCGTCGCCGGTGACGATGCCGCCATTGGTGTTCTCGCGGAACACACGCCCCGCGCCACCGGTGGCCAGCACCACCGCGCCGGCTTCGATCAGGGTGAATTCGCCCGAGGCGATCTCGATCACCGCCACCCCCTGCGCACGCCCGTCCTCGACGATCAGGTCCGCACAGAAGTGCTCGTCGAAGCGCTTGATCGAGGGATACTTGATCGAGGTCTGGAACAGGGTGTGCAGCATGTGAAAGCCGGTCTTGTCGGCGGCAAACCAGGTGCGCTCGATCTTCATGCCACCGAAGGCGCGCACGTTCACATGGCCATCGGGCTTGCGGCTCCACGGACAGCCCCAGTGCTCGAGCTGCACCATTTCTTCCGGGCACTGGGCGACGAAGTAATCCACCACGTCCTGCTCGCACAGCCAGTCGCCGCCGGATACCGTGTCGTTGAAGTGATGCTCGAAGCTGTCGTGCGACTGCACCACACCGGCGGACCCGCCTTCGGCCGCAACCGTGTGACTGCGCATCGGATAGACCTTGGAAACCAGCGCGATCTTCAGCGCAGGATCGGACTCGGCCACCGCAATCGCTGCGCGCAAGCCTGCGCCGCCCGCCCCCACGATCACGACATCTGCCTTGAAAACCTCCATCGACGGTCCTCCTGTTGCGTTTTGAACGGAGTGATCCTTACCCTTCAGGCATGTCCGCAGCCGCCCGCAATCAGCTTAGCATCGCACGACCGGCTTGCCGTTGCGGTCCCGCCACTGCATGAGCATATCGTCATCGGGCCGCGAAAGGCACCGTTTTCTGCTGCGGCACCGCCCTCAGAGCACCGATTTCAACAGCCCCCTGATCCAGCGCAAGCGGCTGATGACCAGGGCCAGCGCAATCAGTCCGCAGCCCAGCAACTGCATGGCACTCATCGACTCGCCAAACCACCAGGCTGCGACCAGCGCAGTCCACACCGGTTCGAGCATCAGGATCACCGCCGCATGGCTTGGCGTGGTCAGACTCTGACCGTGCAACTGCACCAGAAAGCGCAGGGTCGTCGCGATCAGCGCGCTTGCCAGTAGCCAGAACAGCACGGGCGTTGGCACCGATGCGGGCCAGGTTTCCACGAGCGCAGATGCCGGAAGCACCAGGACACCGACGATCACGACCTGAATAGTGCTCAGCGCCAGCACCGGCACGCCACGCACCACGCGTGAGTTGAGATTGAACAGGAATGCAAAGACCAGTGCAGCCGCGAGAAAGAACCACTGGCTGGGCTCGACCCGGAAACCGTGCGCCAGCGACAGACAGGCGAAACCGCTCAGAGCGACCGGCAAGGCCACCCAGGTGCTGACCGGTGGCCGTTCCCCGAAGAAGATTCGCGCAAACACCGGCACCAGCACGATACCCAGGCTGGCAATGAAAGCCCCTTCGCCGAGATGCTTGCCATGCTGAAGTCCGAGAATCCACAGTGACATCGCCACGGCAAACAGCACACCCACCATCGCAGCACGCCCGAGCGCAGCGCGATCGAGCACCCGCAGCTGAGGCCAGCTGAAGACGGCGAGCACAAGGCCGGCGATCAGAAAACGCCATCCCACGAACTGGAACGGCGCCAGGCCGGCAAGTGACTCCTTGGAGAAGATCCAGCCGCAGGCGGCGAGCAGGGTCGCCGCGAGCAATAGCAGGTCAGCTTTCAGGGCATGGTTTCCGGACGCGTTCATCAGGGCCTGTAGCGGCCGTAGCCGAAGGGAAGCCGGCGATGTTACCCCGGCTTGCGTCGCCGCGCCCAGCGCACGCTTGATGCCCGACGCCGGATTTCAGTCGAGGCCGGCTGCAGGCAGACGGGCGAGTTTCCGCTGCAGCGTGCGCCGGTGCATCTTCAGTGCTCGGGCGGTGGCGGAAATGTTGCCTTCATGTTCGGCCAGCACGCGCTGCAGGTGTTCCCACTCGAGCCGGTCCACCGACATCGGCACGTCCGGCGCGCGCTCGTCGATCACCACGTCCTCGGCACGCAAGCCCTTGATGATGGAATCCACGTCGGCCGGTTTGGCGAGATACTGCGTAGCCCCGAGCTTTACCGCATCGACCGCGGTGGCGATGCTGGCATAGCCGGTCAGCACCAGGATGCGCGCATTCGGGCTGGCTTCGAGCAGCGGGCGGATCAGGCGCAGACCCGAGGCGCCGTCGAGGTTGAGGTCGAGCACGATGAACTCGGGCGCGTGATCGCGTGCAAGCTCGAGCGCACCGTCGCCGTCGGTCGCGCCATGAACGTCGAAACCGCGCTGGCCCAGGGCACGCGTGAGCACGCGATTGAAGGCGGGATCGTCGTCAATGACCAGCAGCGTCGCAGCACAGTCCGTATTCATTCCGGTTTTTCCTGCAGGGGAATGCTGAGACGGGCGATGGTGCCACCATTGCTGCCGATGGTGAAGCCGAGCGTGCCACCATGATGTTCAACCGCCGAATACGCCAGAAACAGCCCGAGCCCCATACCCGACGCGCTCCCGGCCAGCGGCCCCTTGCGCGCGGCATCGCACACCGCAGCCGGAATACCGCCCCCCTGATCGGACACCTCCACCACGAAGTCACCGCCGGACACCTGCGCCTTGACGCCTACCGGCGCACGCGCCTGCCCGGCCTTGGCATTGGCATTGGCCGCGTTGTCGATGAGATTGTGCAGCGCCTCGCCCAGACTCGCATCGGCCACGATGCGGGCCGCATGCAGCGGCACAGGGACGCTCAGCACTGCGGTGGCATGCGGCCGCAGCCCGCGCCAGCGCGTCAGCACCCCATCGATCCAGTCGCCAGCACTCACCGCACCGCCACCTTCGGCACGCTGCTGCCCCGCCTCACGCGCAAGGCCATTGAGGATGTCCCGGCAATGATCGACCTGGGTCCGCATCAGTTCGATGTCCTCGCGTGCGTCGTCGCCGAGGTCGGCGCGACGGGCCAGTTCATCGCTGAGGATGCGCAGGGTACCCAGAGGCGTGCCCAGACGGTGAGCGGCGCCGGCGGCAAGCTTGCCCACGCCGACGACATAGGCATCACGCGCACGTGCGGCATCGCTCGCGGCCAGCGCCTGCTCCCGGCGCAGCAAGGCAGCGTTGAGACGGACCACGAACCACACCACGGTGAGCGCGGAGAAGGAAAAGCCCAGCCACATGCCGGCCAGGTGCCAGGTCATGGCCATGTTCGCATCCGCAAGTTGCACCGCATGATGGAAGCGCCACAGCAGCGAGTATTCAAGCACGGCCAGCGCCGCCAGCGACCAGGCCTGCGGGGCCGACAGGATGGTCGCCCCGACGGCGACCAGGGGCAGCAGGAAGGCAATCGCCGGATTGGTCGCCCCACCGCCGAAGTACAGGAATGTCCCCCACGCGAACATGTCCGCCATCAGCTGCAACATCGCCCCGCGACGTCCGGTCAGGCCGGACAGCACACCGGCATGCATCAGCAGATTGATCGCCACCAGCGCGAGTATCACGGCAAACAGGGGGCTGCGCGGATGTGCAGGCGCCACCTGCGGAAAGACCAGCAGCGCCACCACGGACATTGCAAGCACCGACAGCCAGCGCAAATGCAGCAGGCGTTCGCGATCCGTGCGCACCTCGCCCAGCGCCTCGGAAGGCCTTGCCACCCGCGGCTCGGAAGACGTCACGGCGACGGGGTTTGGCGCGGATTCGGACGTACTCATGCCGGTACTCGAGTAAGAACAGTGTGCATCTAATCGATCGACTGATTTTCCGTCCTTGTCTTGAATCAAGGATTTCAATATCCAGCGCTCCTAAAGTGTCCCTGCGACAAAACGTCACAGGACACTGTGTCGCAGGCAGACAGCCCGCGTTTCCGCCCGCAGCACGCGATGCGCCCGGTGCCTCGACATGCAATTACCACAGCTGAAACGGAGTCATACGATCATGAACGAAGCCAAGATGAAGCCGGTCGGGGAGATGCCCGATCCGGGCCGCCGCAAGTTTCTGAACACCGCCGCATTCGCAGGCCTCGCCGGTGCCGGCCTGTCGGTCGGGCTTTCGGCCTGCAACAAGGAAACAGCACCCGCGCCTGCTGCCTCAACGGCACCGATGGCAGCCGCAGAGCATCTCGAAGTCGGCAAGTACGAAGTCGCGCCCGGTCAGCTCGATGAATACTATTCCTTCTCCAGTGGCGGTCACTCGGGCGAATGCCGTATCTACGGCCTGCCGTCGGGTCGTGAGCTGAAGCGCATCCCCGTGTTCAACATGGACTGCCTGGTCGGCTGGGGCACGACCAACGAATCCAAGGCCATCCTGGGCACCAAGCCCAACGGCACGCCGAAGTACACCACCGGCGACACCCACCACGTTCACCCCTCGTACACCGACGGCACCTACGACGGCAAGTACATGTTCGTGAACGACAAGATCCACGGTCGCCTCGCCCGTATCCGCATGGACACGATGGAGACCGACAAGATCACCGAGATTCCCAACATCCAGGGTTTCCACGGCACCTTCCCCGACAAGCGCGACCCGGTCGATGCGGCCATCAACCACACCACCCGCGTGTTCTGCGGTGCCGAGTTCTCGATTCCGCTGCCCAATGACGGCCGCGACATGGAAGACGGCAGCAAGTACAAGTCGCTGTTTACCTGCGTCGATGCCGAGACCATGGAAGTGCGCTGGCAGGCACTGATCGACGGTAACTGCGATCTTGTCGCCAGTTCCTACGACGGCAAGCTGGCTGCGACCAACCAGTACAACACCGAGATGGGCATCCACTACGAAGGCATGATGGGCGCCGAGATGGACGCCTGCCTGTTCTTCAACGTTGCCCGTATCGAAGAAGCGGTGAAGGCCGGCAAGTTCACCACCATCGGCAGCTCCAAGGTGCCCGTGGTGGATGGCACACGCGCCTCGAACGCCGACCCCAAGACCGCACTGACCTGCTATGTACCGATTCCGAAGAACCCGCACGGCGTGAACATCAGCCCCGATGGCAAGTACTACGCCTGCTCCGGCAAGCTGTCGCCGACGGCCTCCGTCATCGAACATGCGCTGGTGCTGAAGTGGTTCGACGGCGAACTGCCGGAAGCCCGCGAAGCCGTGGTTGCCGAGCCGGAAATCGGCCTCGGCCCGCTGCACACCGGTTTCGACAACAAGGGCAATGCCTACACCACGCTCTTCCTCGACAGCCAGATCGTGAAGTGGAACGTGGAAGCCGCGATCAAGTCGTTCAAGGGCGACACCGCCGCCAAGGTGGTGCTCGACCGTATCGACGTGCACTATCAGCCGGGCCATGGCTTCACCTCGATGGGTGAAACCAAGGAATCCGACGGCCGTTACTTCGTGTCCGACAACAAGTTCTCCAAGGACCGCTTCCTGCCCGTCGGCCCGCTGCATGCCGAAACCGCCCAGCTGATCGACATCAGCGGCGACAAGATGAAACTGGTGGCCGACCACTCGGTGTATTCCGAGCCGCACGACTCCATCATCATCCGCCGCGACATCATCAAGACACGCCAGATCTACAACCTCGACGACTTCCCGCATGCGGTCAAGGATCCGAAGGAATCGGGCGTGTTCCGCGACGGCAAGAAGGTCACGGTCAAGCTCACCAGCCAGGCACCTGCGTTCAGCCTGCGCGAGTTCAAGGTCAAGAAGGGCGACGAAGTCACCATCATCCTGACCAACCTCGACAAGGTGGAGGATCTGACCCACGCCATGGCGATTCCGAAGTACGACATCAACTTCATCGTCAATCCGCAACAGACCCAGTCGGTGACCTTCGTTGCCGATCAGCCGGGCGTGTACTGGTGCTACTGCACCAACTTCTGCCACGCCCTGCACCTCGAGATGCGCTCGCGCATGATCGTCGAGGCCTGACCGAAAGCCATGACGTTGCAGGGTAAAACCTGCAGCGCCGGGTGATGACAAGCAGTTTTCGGGGGGCGTCAGCCCCCCGCTTTTTTTCCTCCGCCCCGGCCAACTTGATACGAAACAAGGCACCCGCTGCCTTGGCAAATTAGTCTTTCCGCATCTACTGTTTTCCATCGAGGAGTTCCCGAATGTCTGCCCTCGCAGCTCTACGCAACCTGGCCCTCGCGCTCACGCTCGGGGTCTGCGCGGGATCGGCCTTCGCCAATTCGTATGAAGCACAGCTTCCGCCCGAGCTAAACAGCTCGCCGCGCATGTGCGACTACGTCGCCTGTGCCGACGTGATGCCGGGCGCAGACAGTTTCTCCGAACGCAAGGGTCAGCCCCCCTATGTCGAGGCCTATCGCAGCGCGGACGGCGGCAAGCAGTTGCTCGGCTACGTCATGCTGTCGACCGACATCACCGATATCCCGGCCTACTCGGGCAAGCCGGTGGTCACCCTGATCGGCATGGACACCACCGGTCGCTTCACCGGGGTGAAGGTGCTCAAGCACTCCGAGCCCATCCTGCTGCTGGGTATCCCGGAAGAAGCGCTGATCGAATTCAACAACCAGTATCTGGGCAAGTTCGTCGGGGACAACATCGAGATCGGGCGCTCGCGCCCCGAGCAGGACATCATCGGTCTCGACGCCATCACCGGCGCCACCGTGACCGTGATCGCCCAGAACCAGGTGATGATGCTGTCCGGCGGCGAAGTGGCCAAGCAGGTCGGCATCCTCAAGCCCACCATCCGCCCGCAGGCGAAGTTCATCGACACCGGCGCCAGGCCGGGCTGGCAGCAACTGGTGGAAGACGGCAGCGTACAGCGCCTCACCGTGACCGCCGAAGAAGTTGGCCTGCCGCACCGTGGCCAGCCCTATATCGACCTCTGGTTCGGCTACCTCAACCAGCCCACCGTCGGCCGCGCCGTGCTTGGCGACGGCCCCTACAACAGCCTGATGAGCCGGCTGGGCGAAGGCGACCACGCCATCTTCATCGTGCGCAGCGCCGGCATCGAGTCGTTCAAGGGCTCGGGCTTCGTGCGCGGCGGCATCTACGACCGTGTGCAGGTGCGCCAGGAGCGCGACGCCTTCACCTTCCGCGACACCGACTACTTCAACCTCTACGGCATTGCCGCAGCCGGCGCGCCCGCCTTCAGCGAATCGGCCATCTTCATCGTGCGCTCGGGCGCCTTCTCCGCAGCCTACCCGTGGAAGCTGGTCTTCCTCGCCAACAAGATGGACAAGGCCACCGGCGCCAAGACCTTCGCCAACTTCGACACCGAATACTGGCTGCCCGCGACCTACATTGAAGGCGGTCACCCCGAGATCGTGAAGCCCGACCCGGTGTGGCTGAAGATCTGGAAGGAGCGCATGCTCACCATCATCGCCTTCACCGCCTTCCTCGTCGCCATCGCAGTCGTCTATTCGCAGCGCGACACCCTGGTGCGGCGCTCGACGCGCAAGAACAAGTGGCCGGTGAATGCCTTCAAGTACGTCGGCTGGGTGATCAGCATCGGCTTCGTCGGCTTCGGCCTGCTGGCCCAGCCCTCGATCACCCAGGTGCTGACCTGGTTCCATGCGCTGCTGTTCCAGTGGCAGTGGGAGCTGTTCCTGTCCGACCCGTTCATCTTCATCTTCTGGTGGTTCATCATCATCACCGTGTTCCTGTGGGGCCGCGGCCTGTTCTGTGGCTGGGCCTGCCCCTTCGGATCGCTGTCCGAACTGCTGTACAAGATCGGCGGCTGGGTCGGACTCAAGCGCTACCAGTTCAAGCTGCCCAAGCCCCTGCATGACAAGCTGAAGTGGGTAAAGTACGGCGTCTTCTTCGGCCTGCTGGCGGTGAGCATGTTCTCGATGGGACTGGCCGAGAAGCTGGCCGAGGTCGAGCCGTTCAAGACCACTTTCCTGGTCGGGCTGTTCAACCGCAGCTGGCCCTACACCCTGTTTGCCAGCGCCCTGCTCGGGCTGTCGATCTTCACTGAGCGGCCGTTCTGCAAGTACCTGTGCCCGCTCGGCGCCGGCCTCGCGATGCCTTCGACCTTCCGCTGGTTCGGTCTCAAGCGCAAGCAGGAGTGCGACTCGTGCAAGGCCTGTGCAGTGGGTTGCGGCTCGCAGGCCATCGACAAGGACGGTCGTATCGATCAGCGCGAATGCCTGCTGTGCATGGACTGCATGGTCTATTACTACGAAGACCATGCCTGCCCCCCGCTGTCGCAGGAGCGCAAGCGCCGCACCAAGGCCGGCCTCACGCTGACGCCGATCGGCGCCGACGGCTACTACATTCCGATCAAGCCGGTCGCGGCCTCCAAGTGATTGCCCGCTTGACCACGATCATGGGGAAACAAAATGGTTAATCCGAAAATGCCGACCGAGCCGATGGACCCGCCCTATGCCGGCAAGACCGGCGTTGCCGGTCGCATCGGCGCCGAGCTCTGGGATCACCTGTGGCCATGGAGCCGTACCGGCTTCCAGCGCCAGCGCGCCATTCAGGCCGCCGGTCTGGCCCTTGGGCTGGCCGCCTCGGTGGTGTGGGTGCTCGCCGCCATGGGACGACTGGAGGCCGGCGCGATCATCGGCTGGTGGTTCGGCTGGAGCGTGTTCGAAGTCGTTGTCCGCCTCGGCGCCAAGCCCTACGTCAAGGAAGGCCCGTGGTGGGGCGCGGCTTACCGCAGCGCGACGCTGATGGACATGATCTGCTACGTCTCGT
This genomic interval from Parazoarcus communis contains the following:
- a CDS encoding response regulator transcription factor, which encodes MNTDCAATLLVIDDDPAFNRVLTRALGQRGFDVHGATDGDGALELARDHAPEFIVLDLNLDGASGLRLIRPLLEASPNARILVLTGYASIATAVDAVKLGATQYLAKPADVDSIIKGLRAEDVVIDERAPDVPMSVDRLEWEHLQRVLAEHEGNISATARALKMHRRTLQRKLARLPAAGLD
- a CDS encoding succinate dehydrogenase/fumarate reductase iron-sulfur subunit — its product is MARTITMEVLRYRPEQDAEPVLQTYELPFTDDMSVLQALLHIKDELDETLSFRWSCRMAICGSCGMMINGKPALSCKTFLRDLYPGPVRVEALNHFPIERDLVVVMEDFIDKLERIQPYIIPKAPRTLAQGEYLQTPAELEKYEQFSSCINCLLCYAACPQYGLNPDFVGPGALALLHRYNADSRDGGAAQRMELVAAEEGVFNCTAVGYCSEVCPKHVDPANAVNQNKTTAARDYFLSFLMPKGGKK
- the nosZ gene encoding TAT-dependent nitrous-oxide reductase, which encodes MNEAKMKPVGEMPDPGRRKFLNTAAFAGLAGAGLSVGLSACNKETAPAPAASTAPMAAAEHLEVGKYEVAPGQLDEYYSFSSGGHSGECRIYGLPSGRELKRIPVFNMDCLVGWGTTNESKAILGTKPNGTPKYTTGDTHHVHPSYTDGTYDGKYMFVNDKIHGRLARIRMDTMETDKITEIPNIQGFHGTFPDKRDPVDAAINHTTRVFCGAEFSIPLPNDGRDMEDGSKYKSLFTCVDAETMEVRWQALIDGNCDLVASSYDGKLAATNQYNTEMGIHYEGMMGAEMDACLFFNVARIEEAVKAGKFTTIGSSKVPVVDGTRASNADPKTALTCYVPIPKNPHGVNISPDGKYYACSGKLSPTASVIEHALVLKWFDGELPEAREAVVAEPEIGLGPLHTGFDNKGNAYTTLFLDSQIVKWNVEAAIKSFKGDTAAKVVLDRIDVHYQPGHGFTSMGETKESDGRYFVSDNKFSKDRFLPVGPLHAETAQLIDISGDKMKLVADHSVYSEPHDSIIIRRDIIKTRQIYNLDDFPHAVKDPKESGVFRDGKKVTVKLTSQAPAFSLREFKVKKGDEVTIILTNLDKVEDLTHAMAIPKYDINFIVNPQQTQSVTFVADQPGVYWCYCTNFCHALHLEMRSRMIVEA
- a CDS encoding fumarate reductase subunit C, translating into MSKRRPYTRPMAGWWRKNPFFVEYMIHEGTALFVAAYGVVLLIGLVCLAQGEAAWNGWLAAMKHPLAVIFHLAVLAMMSYHSWTWFKIMPKTMPPVVIGGKRLAPAMITGGGLAVTAVASLVLLGLAWGLTR
- a CDS encoding DMT family transporter is translated as MNASGNHALKADLLLLAATLLAACGWIFSKESLAGLAPFQFVGWRFLIAGLVLAVFSWPQLRVLDRAALGRAAMVGVLFAVAMSLWILGLQHGKHLGEGAFIASLGIVLVPVFARIFFGERPPVSTWVALPVALSGFACLSLAHGFRVEPSQWFFLAAALVFAFLFNLNSRVVRGVPVLALSTIQVVIVGVLVLPASALVETWPASVPTPVLFWLLASALIATTLRFLVQLHGQSLTTPSHAAVILMLEPVWTALVAAWWFGESMSAMQLLGCGLIALALVISRLRWIRGLLKSVL
- the frdA gene encoding fumarate reductase (quinol) flavoprotein subunit, producing MEVFKADVVIVGAGGAGLRAAIAVAESDPALKIALVSKVYPMRSHTVAAEGGSAGVVQSHDSFEHHFNDTVSGGDWLCEQDVVDYFVAQCPEEMVQLEHWGCPWSRKPDGHVNVRAFGGMKIERTWFAADKTGFHMLHTLFQTSIKYPSIKRFDEHFCADLIVEDGRAQGVAVIEIASGEFTLIEAGAVVLATGGAGRVFRENTNGGIVTGDGMAMAYRHGVPLRDMEFVQYHPTCMPGTGLLFTEACRGEGGFLLNKDGYRYLQDYGLGPAEPEPRNKAMELGPRDRLSQAFWHEQQKGRTIEGPLGSVVHLDLRHLGERKLRERLPQIYELADEFLGVDPALTPIPVRPAVHYTMGGILVDGRCASPLPGLYAAGECSSVGIHGANRLGSNSLAELCVFGKVAGLEAAAFAKAAPRSASATLLRQAQAVEQKTRALVTRSDGTERIATLRREMAATMESGCGIYRLADTMQAACDKLDELRARFRNVRIEDKSSVWNTNWLLAIELGYQLDVAQAMAYSALNRKESRGAHQRLDGFEQRDDAHFLKHSLAHYNGEAQPRIDYGPVKITRSQPAVRAYGAAGEKAEKEARHG
- a CDS encoding ATP-binding protein, whose protein sequence is MSTSESAPNPVAVTSSEPRVARPSEALGEVRTDRERLLHLRWLSVLAMSVVALLVFPQVAPAHPRSPLFAVILALVAINLLMHAGVLSGLTGRRGAMLQLMADMFAWGTFLYFGGGATNPAIAFLLPLVAVGATILSAPQAWSLAALAVLEYSLLWRFHHAVQLADANMAMTWHLAGMWLGFSFSALTVVWFVVRLNAALLRREQALAASDAARARDAYVVGVGKLAAGAAHRLGTPLGTLRILSDELARRADLGDDAREDIELMRTQVDHCRDILNGLAREAGQQRAEGGGAVSAGDWIDGVLTRWRGLRPHATAVLSVPVPLHAARIVADASLGEALHNLIDNAANANAKAGQARAPVGVKAQVSGGDFVVEVSDQGGGIPAAVCDAARKGPLAGSASGMGLGLFLAYSAVEHHGGTLGFTIGSNGGTIARLSIPLQEKPE
- the frdD gene encoding fumarate reductase subunit FrdD — protein: MKRSNAPIFWGLFGAGGMLAAILGPALVFITGIAVPLGILLAPDAMSYANMMAFAQSWIGKAFVLAIVPLFLWHAGHRIFHSLHDVGIHGGTGARLICYGGALLGTLITLWALLSIGF
- the ada gene encoding bifunctional DNA-binding transcriptional regulator/O6-methylguanine-DNA methyltransferase Ada; amino-acid sequence: MMSQARELRAGRTLADPRWAAVLARDPGADGRFVYSVSTTGIFCRPSCGARTARPENVDFHENAATAIAAGFRPCKRCRPDQAPQSRLHAEMVADLCRMIDAADSPPKLAELADHAGLSASHLLRVFRSVTGLTPAGYAAGRRAQRVQARLRACSSVTEALFDAGFNASSRFYENAGALIGMTPTAFRAGGVDTEIRFAIGECALGAILVAASRRGVCAILMGDDAAVLARDLQDLFPQAELIGDDPGFDRLVARVIAFVEAPRLGLDLPLDVRGTAFQQRVWQTLREIPAGTTLSYAELAERVGSPRGARAVAGACAANVLAVAIPCHRIVRTDGSLSGYRWGVERKRTLLAREAAGE